One window of Candidatus Limnocylindria bacterium genomic DNA carries:
- a CDS encoding metalloregulator ArsR/SmtB family transcription factor, protein MAAQRIIDHGAVALAEARMLPPRSAREAQRVLMCLCDPTRLKIVRALQATELAAGDLAVVIDRSRSATSHHLRILRDASAVVSRRQQNVIRYRLSEDLTADVLHAVGSAFDLLAPT, encoded by the coding sequence ATGGCCGCCCAACGGATCATTGATCACGGTGCGGTCGCACTCGCCGAAGCGCGCATGCTGCCGCCGCGGTCCGCGCGCGAGGCGCAGCGCGTTCTCATGTGTCTGTGCGATCCGACCCGCCTGAAGATCGTTCGCGCGCTCCAGGCGACCGAGCTTGCTGCTGGCGATCTCGCGGTCGTCATCGACCGGAGCCGTTCAGCGACGAGCCATCACCTACGGATACTGCGCGACGCATCCGCGGTCGTGAGCCGTCGCCAGCAGAACGTGATCCGTTACCGGCTTTCCGAGGACCTCACCGCTGACGTGCTGCACGCGGTCGGCTCCGCCTTCGACCTGCTTGCGCCGACCTAG
- a CDS encoding response regulator codes for MRPRTWFDMVRPVTQILVIEDDRDIRNLIRQVLSDEGYDLAFVDDPDRVSSDAVPDLVITDLVGVRPYASAAARAWVRRVQQRYPTVPIIVCTAYEPAVEEADRLGAAAVLPKPFAIEQLLWTIDELTTR; via the coding sequence TTGCGCCCCAGGACCTGGTTCGACATGGTGCGGCCGGTAACTCAGATCTTGGTCATCGAGGACGACCGCGACATACGAAACCTCATCCGCCAGGTGCTGAGCGATGAGGGCTACGACCTCGCGTTCGTCGACGATCCGGATCGCGTGTCGTCTGACGCGGTTCCCGATCTTGTGATCACCGATCTCGTTGGCGTGCGCCCCTACGCGAGCGCTGCGGCGCGCGCCTGGGTCCGGCGCGTCCAACAGCGGTATCCGACCGTGCCGATCATCGTGTGCACGGCCTATGAACCCGCGGTGGAGGAGGCCGATCGCCTTGGCGCGGCCGCGGTGTTGCCCAAGCCGTTCGCGATCGAACAGCTCCTCTGGACCATCGACGAGCTGACTACCCGTTAG